A single region of the Brachypodium distachyon strain Bd21 chromosome 3, Brachypodium_distachyon_v3.0, whole genome shotgun sequence genome encodes:
- the LOC100822139 gene encoding CRS2-associated factor 1, mitochondrial, whose product MLLLPALLRRAHPHHPPRRHLSRLLDHYGFAPPASLTPNPREAPHAAAEKKRRTKKPPYRPPSSLDRGGRPASHSDLPFDFRFSYTESTPDAKPIGLREPKYSPFGPGRLDRPWTGLCAPAVDTTIRDVHAEDPAPAAEKDLQEARRRERERVLGEPLTPAERTFVVDKCQRNRTKRQVNLGRDGLTHNMLNDIHNHWKHGEAVRVKCLGVPTVDMQNVCHELEDKTGGLIIHRHGGQLILYRGRHYHPKKRPVIPLMLWKPAEPIYPRLIKTTIEGLTVVETKAMRKKGLHVPVLTKLAKNGYYASLVPMVRDAFLTDELVRIDCKGLPKSDYRKIGVKLRDLVPCILVSFDKEQIIIWRGKDYDESMQNNLQRSFPSVLESESASVNNENGEHEEASSESASVKNENGEQGETSSDWSSDECSENSSSDEVPDDK is encoded by the exons ATGCTACTCCTccccgccctcctccgccgcgcccacCCGCACCAccctccccgccgccacctctcccGCCTCCTGGACCACTACGGCTTCGCGCCGCCCGCATCCCTGACCCCGAACCCGCGAGAAGccccccacgccgccgccgagaagaAGCGCCGGACCAAGAAGCCCCCCTACCGTCCGCCGTCTTCGCTcgaccgcggcggccgcccggCCTCCCACTCCGACCTCCCCTTCGACTTCCGCTTCAGCTACACCGAGAGCACCCCGGACGCCAAGCCCATCGGGCTCCGCGAGCCCAAGTACTCCCCGTTCGGGCCCGGCCGCCTCGACCGGCCCTGGACCGGCCTCTGCGCGCCCGCCGTCGACACCACAATCCGCGACGTCCACGCCGAGGAcccggcccccgccgccgagaAGGACCTGCAGGAGGCCCGCCGGCGCGAGCGGGAGCGCGTGCTCGGCGAGCCGCTCACCCCCGCGGAGCGCACGTTCGTGGTCGACAAGTGCCAGAGGAACCGCACCAAGCGGCAGGTTAATCTCG GCAGAGATGGGCTCACTCATAACATGCTAAATGACATTCATAACCACTGGAAGCACGGCGAGGCCGTTAGGGTCAAATGCCTAGGTGTGCCAACGGTTGATATGCAAAATGTGTGCCATGAGCTTGAG GATAAAACTGGTGGCCTTATCATCCACAGGCATGGTGGTCAGTTAATACTGTACAGGGGGAGGCATTATCATCCAAAGAAAAGACCTGTTATTCCGTTGATGTTGTGGAAGCCAGCCGAACCTATCTACCCCAGGCTAATCAAAACAACAATAGAAGGGCTAACAGTTGTGGAAACGAAGGCAATGAGGAAAAAGGGCCTACATGTTCCTGTTTTAACAAAGCTCG CAAAGAATGGGTATTATGCTAGTCTTGTGCCAATGGTTCGAGATGCTTTTTTGACCGATGAATTGGTTCGAATAGATTGTAAAGGATTGCCAAAAAGTGACTACCGCAAGATTGGAGTAAAGCTCAGA GACCTTGTTCCTTGCATTCTTGTCTCTTTTGACAAGGAGCAAATTATTATTTGGAGGGGAAAGGACTATGATGAAAGCATGCAGAATAATCTGCAGCGGTCATTCCCTTCAGTTCTTGAATCAGAGAGTGCATCAGTGAATAATGAGAATGGTGAACATGAAGAAGCGTCAAGTGAGAGCGCATCAGTGAAGAATGAGAATGGTGAACAGGGAGAAACATCAAGTGATTGGTCTTCTGATGAGTGTTCTGAGAACAGTAGCTCTGATGAAGTGCCAGATGACAAGTAG
- the LOC100834508 gene encoding LRR receptor kinase BAK1, producing the protein MAAPRWALWALLLLPLLHPATRVLANTEGDALHNLRTNLNDPNNVLQSWDPTLVNPCTWFHVTCNNDNSVIRVDLGNAALSGTLVPQLGQLKNLQYLELYSNNISGTIPSELGNLTNLVSLDLYLNNFTGPIPDSLGNLLKLRFLRLNNNSLSGTIPKSLTAITALQVLDLSNNKLSGEVPSTGSFSSFTPISFGNNPALCGPGTSKPCPGAPPFSPPPPYNPPTPVQSPGSSSSSTGAIAGGVAAGAALLFAVPAIGFAYWRRRKPEEHFFDVPAEEDPEVHLGQLKRFSLRELQVATDTFSNKNILGRGGFGKVYKGRLTDGTLVAVKRLKEERTPGGELQFQTEVEMISMAVHRNLLRLRGFCMTPTERLLVYPYMANGSVASRLRERGPSEPPLDWQTRRRIALGSARGLSYLHDHCDPKIIHRDVKAANILLDEDFEAVVGDFGLAKLMDYKDTHVTTAVRGTIGHIAPEYLSTGKSSEKTDVFGYGIMLLELITGQRAFDLARLANDDDVMLLDWVKGLLKERRLEMLVDPDLQEAYIDVEVESLIQVALLCTQGSPTERPKMSEVVRMLEGDGLAERWEEWQKVEVVRQEVELGPHRNSEWIVDSTDNLHAVELSGPR; encoded by the exons atggcggcgccGCGGTGGGCGTTgtgggcgctgctgctgctgccgctgctccaccCGGCCACGCGCGTGCTCGCCAACACGGAAG GTGATGCCTTGCATAACTTAAGAACTAACTTAAATGATCCTAATAATGTGCTACAAAGTTGGGATCCAACTCTGGTCAATCCATGCACTTGGTTTCATGTTACGTGCAACAACGACAACAGCGTTATCAGAGT TGATCTTGGAAATGCTGCATTGTCCGGTACTTTGGTGCCACAACTTGGCCAGCTCAAAAACTTGCAGTACCT GGAGCTTTATAGTAATAACATCAGCGGCACAATACCTAGCGAACTCGGAAACCTCACAAACTTGGTCAGTTTGGATTTGTACTTAAACAACTTCACTGGTCCAATACCTGATTCATTGGGGAACCTATTGAAGCTACGATTCCT ACGTCTTAACAACAACAGCCTTTCCGGTACAATTCCCAAATCATTAACTGCTATTACTGCTCTGCAAGTCCT GGATCTATCAAACAACAAATTGTCAGGAGAAGTTCCATCAACCGGTTCTTTTTCATCATTCACCCCTATCAG TTTCGGCAACAACCCTGCCTTATGCGGTCCTGGCACCTCAAAACCTTGCCCTGGCGCTCCCCCTTtctctccgcctcctccatataATCCTCCAACTCCTGTGCAATCACCAG GAAGTAGTTCCTCTAGTACTGGAGCAATTGCTGGTGGAGTGGCTGCTGGTGCAGCCTTGCTATTTGCTGTTCCTGCAATTGGTTTTGCATATTGGCGCCGCAGGAAACCGGAAGAGCATTTCTTTGATGTACCTG CTGAGGAGGATCCAGAGGTACATCTTGGCCAGCTTAAAAGATTTTCACTACGAGAACTACAAGTTGCGACAGATACCTTCAGCAATAAGAACATTCTTGGAAGAGGTGGATTTGGCAAAGTCTACAAAGGAAGACTAACAGATGGTACGCTAGTAGCTGTCAAGAGACTGAAGGAGGAGAGAACACCTGGTGGTGAGCTGCAGTTTCAAACAGAGGTTGAAATGATTAGTATGGCTGTGCATAGAAACCTATTGCGTCTTCGTGGTTTCTGTATGACACCAACAGAGAGGTTACTTGTCTATCCATACATGGCTaatggaagtgttgcatcaCGTTTAAGAG AACGGGGACCATCTGAGCCGCCACTGGATTGGCAGACGAGAAGAAGAATTGCATTAGGTTCTGCTAGGGGCCTGTCCTATTTACATGATCACTGTGATCCAAAGATCATACATCGTGATGTCAAAGCTGCAAATATTTTATTAGATGAAGACTTTGAAGCTGTTGTGGGAGATTTTGGTTTGGCCAAACTAATGGATTACAAGGATACTCATGTAACAACAGCTGTGCGTGGAACAATTGGGCATATTGCACCAGAATATCTTTCAACAGGAAAATCCTCTGAGAAAACTGATGTATTTGGTTATGGAATTATGCTTTTGGAGCTTATTACAGGACAGCGTGCCTTTGACCTTGCCCGTCTTGccaatgatgatgatgtcatGCTACTTGACTGG GTCAAAGGATTACTCAAGGAGCGAAGGCTGGAGATGTTGGTAGATCCAGATCTACAGGAAGCGTACATCGATGTCGAGGTGGAATCGCTGATCCAGGTTGCACTCCTTTGCACACAGGGCTCCCCCACGGAACGCCCTAAGATGTCGGAGGTGGTGAGGATGCTCGAAGGAGATGGTCTCGCCGAGAGATGGGAGGAGTGGCAAAAGGTAGAGGTAGTGCGGCAGGAGGTAGAACTTGGACCTCATCGAAACTCAGAGTGGATCGTGGACTCGACTGACAACCTGCATGCGGTTGAGCTATCTGGGCCAAGGTGA
- the LOC100834809 gene encoding nuclear transcription factor Y subunit B-3 produces MKRKSYGQQQLSPEGSPPSDNESGLAATMAAGGIGIGGDSPAKEQDRFLPIANVSRIMKRSLPANAKISKEAKETVQECVSEFISFVTGEASDKCQREKRKTINGDDLLWAMTTLGFEAYVAPLKAYLGRYREAEGEKAASVQGGGCASRHGGGGDDDANSSLVSVGGSSGVLQNQNQGQEGGDVGLMMGFGAVGTAAMYYGAAGNNGRRAYGGGGEGFQRFGGGDQEENSAGGGHLHHGVQW; encoded by the coding sequence atgaagaggaagagctacgggcagcagcagctgagcCCGGAGGGCAGCCCGCCGTCGGACAACGAGTCCGGCCTGGCAGCCACAATGGCAGCcggcggcatcggcatcggcggcgACTCGCCTGCAAAAGAGCAAGACCGGTTCCTGCCGATCGCGAACGTGAGCCGCATCATGAAGCGGTCCCTGCCGGCGAACGCCAAGATCTCcaaggaggccaaggagacggtgCAGGAGTGCGTCTCGGAGTTCATCAGCTTCGTCACCGGCGAGGCCTCCGACAAGTGCCAGCGCGAGAAGCGCAAGACCATCAACGGCGACGACCTGCTCTGGGCCATGACCACGCTGGGATTCGAGGCCTACGTCGCGCCCCTCAAGGCCTACCTCGGCAGGTACCGGGAAGCCGAAGGCGAGAAGGCCGCCTCCGTGCAAGGCGGCGGCTGTGCGTCGaggcatggcggcggcggagacgatGACGCGAATTCGTCGCTGGTCTCTGTCGGTGGGTCGTCTGGAGTGCTGCAGAATCAGAATCAGGGGCAGGAAGGGGGGGATGTGGGGCTTATGATGGGGTTTGGTGCTGTTGGGACGGCGGCGATGTATTACGGGGCGGCGGGGAATAATGGGAGGAGGGCGTAtggtggtggaggagaaggGTTTCAGcggttcggcggcggcgatcagGAGGAGaacagcgccggcggcggtcaccTCCACCATGGCGTGCAATGGTAG